Within Chelatococcus sp. HY11, the genomic segment TTTCAGGATTTCCCGGGCATCCACCGACGCCAGCACGCTGCTCTCGACATAGCGCACCGCCTCGACGACCGGCAGTGACGAAGACCGCTCCGAGGAAGACTGGCTGAGTACCACCGTCACGACTTCCGCGTTTTCGGCTTTATGCTCGGGCGTCGCCGCTCGCTCATGTCCGGCCAACGGTTCCCGATCCGTCTCGGCGGGCGCCGAAGAGCCATTGTTGCTCGCCTCCTGGCGATAGGTGCTGAGATCTTCGACAACCGCAACTGCGCCCGGCAATTCCACACCAGAAGCGCCGGCCTTATCTGTCGGTTGCGCGCCACTCATGAGGCTTGTCAACAAGCTGAGCAGGGAAAGCTTGTCGCCGAACAATGCCGCCAATTGTTCGAGATGTCCGCCATCCAGAGGCAGAATGCTGACATGTTCCACACGTGCCGCGGCGCTTTCCGCCGACGTGTCCACCAGATTAGCAAACTCGACGAGGTCGCTTGTCAACTTGTGCGCCTCTGCCACGCTCGAGGCCGTACTATCCTGATCCAGCCAATCGGAGGCCTTGCTCAGCCAATGGGTCCAGTCGCCATTGAAGTCGTGGGTCACCGCGAATGTCATGGCAGCCAGAACGACGGCGACATGGCGACGGTCGAGCTGGATGCTCGCCTGCTTCACATCCCCGTCAGACTTGATCCAGATCTCCCGTGAGGAGCTCCCATCCGTGCCTTTCCCATCCACTTCACTTGCCTGGGCATCGACGTCCGACAGCTTGAAGAATGCGGTGGCGACGAGCGCGACGAGCAAGGAACTCGGATGCAGCCGGATATTATCGCGCGCCTGCGGCATGACGAGCGGATGACGGCTCAGAAGCGCCTCGACGACCGAGCGGAAATCCCGTCCGCGCAGCACACCGTCGAAGGCGCCGCTGGCTGCTACATAGGCCCCATCGATGCGGGCGAAGTGAATGATGACGTCACCACTCTCCGAATTACAGAAGACGAACCAAGGCTCGTTCTCATCGGTTATGCCGCGATCTGTGTCGACCAGAAGTCCCGCCTGCACGAGCGAGGCTTCCACGCGGTAGAATTCCGCGAGCTCCTGGTTGCTCCAGTCGTTCGAACGGCGACGGAATGAGAAAAGCTGGGCGACGTTGGATGCCATACCGATCCCAAGACAAATGCGCGCGGCGGAAGAGCCGAACAAGCCCCGACAAACAAGAGGATAGGACCTGGGCAAGGGTGCCCAGGGAGCCCATCAGGCGTCTTCGAAAAGAATCTCGTAGGTGGCGGGGTCATAAAATTTGAGGATCTGCCGGACGAACTCCTTCGGCTCCATCTGCAGGGCCTCGGCCCATACGCGATAACGATCCGGCGGAATGCGCCCGCGACCGGTCTCCAGCTGGGAGATGAAGGTGTAATAATCCGTGCCGACAAGCGTAGAGAGATCACGCTGCGAGAGATTACAAGCCTCTCGCCGCTGCTTCAGCCAGCGACCAGCCGCGCGGCGGAGCTCCTGCACGTCATTGGCGCTACGCCTTTGCGGATTTCCATACATTAGATTTCCCAAACATCAGCTCAGCAAGTGATCACTGCTTTTACAGTGTAAGTCTTTGCTGCATCCAGATCAAGAAGATTACCCTGGTCCAGAGGTTTCGTCGCGGCATGGACGATCACGCCATCGGAGCCGGCGACTTGACCTTCATGCTCGCCGCAAAAACGGCAGGCCGGCTGACCTAATCCACCGAGAATAGCCGTCACCGTACCGCGCCGTCAGCCATGAAAAGCATATGCGCGGGCACCCATAACTTCCCGTTCACCATCTATTTCAGAAGGCCAGCGCTTTTTGATGTCGCTTAACACGACATCTTACCCCGCTGATTTGCCTCACTTTTCCTCGATTGCACCTCCTTTAAGCACGCAAACGGCGCTTAAGCTCTGCATATAAAAGACATTTACAGCAGTATGGTAATCACTGTATAGCCTTTTGCAGGCTGCGCTGACGATTCTGGCAGCGGTTGGCTTATCGCCTTTTTGATCAAGAGGTTAGCATGACAATTCCTGCTGATATCGTCATTCAGCGCTACGAGGGGATCCTCCGGTCCACTCCCTCCGAGGCACAGGTTGCCGCGTATTCGGACAGCCCCAGCGTCGAAGCTCTCGACAATGCTCTTCTGGCTGCCGCGACTGTCACCGTTGATCCGGTTGTCCGCCTCTACCAGGCCGTCTTCGGCCGCGTGCCGGATTCCGATGGCCTGAACTTCTGGGTCGCCGCCTATGACGGTGGCCAGGGCATGTCCCTTCCCGAACTCGCCAGCGCCTTCGGCGATTCCGGCGAATTCGAGTCGCAGTATGGTGGCCTGACCAACTCCGAGATCGTCGGTCGTCTTTACGCCAACGTTCTCGGTCGTCCGGGCGACGCCGCCGGCATCGCCTTCTGGACGGAAGTCCTGAACAACGGCGGCACGCTCGCCGAAGTCATCGTCGGCTTCTCCCAGTCGCCGGAATTCATCCAGTCGACTGAGCCTTATATCGAGGGCTTCCTCCTGGCCGCCGCTGATGGCGAAGGCATCTACACCGGCTCGCTGTTCGACGTTCTCACGACGGTCTACGACCTGACCGTCCAGGCTGACCACATTGTCGGCACGGGCAGCGACGAGATCTTTTCCGCGCCACTCAAGACCGGCCTTGATGGGCTCTTCGCGACACAGACGCTCCAGGGCGTTGACGTGCTCGACGGCGGTGATGGCCACGACATTCTCAGGGCTGAGCTGAATGGCTTCACCGGCATCGGTGGCTCTGACGACCCGTCCATCAAGAACATCGAAGAGTTCCAGCTCACGTCACGTGACAACGACGCCGAACTCGACATGACCCGTGTCGAAGGCGTGGAAGAAGTCCGCAACGTCAATTCGACGCGTGACCTGGATGTCTACGAGATCCAGAACTCGGTACTTCTCGGCCTCGACAACGTGTCCGGCAACACGACGTTCTATGCGTCGTATGCGGCTGACGCGCTCGGCAGCGACAAGGCCTCTCAGGTCGTCGAGATCAACAGCGTCGGCAAGGACGTGAACAATCGCACCGAGCTGCACGTGCACGCGAACGGCGATGACGTCATCACCGATCTCGCGCTGACCGTCACCGGCGACAACTACCTGCAGATCAACTACGGGCTGCACGGCACCGTCGAGAACCTCACCATCGACGGTGACGGCGATCTCAACGTGCGCGGCAACTGGTTCCAGCAGCAGTGGGATAGCCTGAAGACGCTCGACGCGAGCACCATGTCAGGCGACCTCGACATCGACCTGCGTGGTTCTGAAGTGCTCGAGAGCGTCGAGACCGGCTCAGGCGATGACCGCGTTGTCGTGAATGGCGCGAACTTCGACGGCGCTGACATCCTCATCGACCTCGGCGCTGGCGACAACGAGTTCGCTCTTGCCAAGGTCTATGACGACGGCGACGTCAACGCGCTCGACTTCACCGGCACGACGCTGGTGGGCTTCGACGGCAACCTCGAGTTCGTCGACGACATCAGCCTCGGCGGCAACGCCACGCTCGACCTCGACGGCATCGGCGACCAGGTCACGACCCTCGACTTCACGTACGTCGACGGCAATGGCAACTGGCTCACGCTGGCGAACACGCTCGATGTCCTGACCATCGACTCCGAGTTCGGCATCGAGGATCTCAGGCTTGACGCGGGCAACGTCACTGAGCTGACCGTCAAGTCCTTCGATGGCACCATCGACCTCGACTCTCTCGCCGGCGCTGCTCTGACGACCCTCAAGGTCGAGACGTCGGATCTTATCGACGGTAACGTCTGGATCGACGTGGACGGCGCTGACGACGTCGCGGCTCTTCAGAACGTCGATGTGGCCGCTGCTGCCAACGCCGCGGTCGAGTTCGATGCATCGGCTCCGATGGATGACCTCGACGCCCTGAAGAACGTCAATGTCGTCGCGGGCGGCAACGCCTACGTCGAATTCGAAGGTGTTGCTGGCGTTCCGTACGATGCCGGTACGCAGGAAGTTGCAACTTTCACCGTTAACGTAGTTGCGCAGAGCGTCGGAGCTGGATTTGGCCAGACAACTCAGACCGCCGGTCAGATTGTCTTGTCGAGCCAGGGCTTCCCTGGCGGCTCGATCATCGTGCCGTACGCGACGTCGTTTGCTTACCCCTTCGGCATCGGTATTG encodes:
- a CDS encoding helix-turn-helix transcriptional regulator; translation: MYGNPQRRSANDVQELRRAAGRWLKQRREACNLSQRDLSTLVGTDYYTFISQLETGRGRIPPDRYRVWAEALQMEPKEFVRQILKFYDPATYEILFEDA
- a CDS encoding DUF4214 domain-containing protein, which translates into the protein MTIPADIVIQRYEGILRSTPSEAQVAAYSDSPSVEALDNALLAAATVTVDPVVRLYQAVFGRVPDSDGLNFWVAAYDGGQGMSLPELASAFGDSGEFESQYGGLTNSEIVGRLYANVLGRPGDAAGIAFWTEVLNNGGTLAEVIVGFSQSPEFIQSTEPYIEGFLLAAADGEGIYTGSLFDVLTTVYDLTVQADHIVGTGSDEIFSAPLKTGLDGLFATQTLQGVDVLDGGDGHDILRAELNGFTGIGGSDDPSIKNIEEFQLTSRDNDAELDMTRVEGVEEVRNVNSTRDLDVYEIQNSVLLGLDNVSGNTTFYASYAADALGSDKASQVVEINSVGKDVNNRTELHVHANGDDVITDLALTVTGDNYLQINYGLHGTVENLTIDGDGDLNVRGNWFQQQWDSLKTLDASTMSGDLDIDLRGSEVLESVETGSGDDRVVVNGANFDGADILIDLGAGDNEFALAKVYDDGDVNALDFTGTTLVGFDGNLEFVDDISLGGNATLDLDGIGDQVTTLDFTYVDGNGNWLTLANTLDVLTIDSEFGIEDLRLDAGNVTELTVKSFDGTIDLDSLAGAALTTLKVETSDLIDGNVWIDVDGADDVAALQNVDVAAAANAAVEFDASAPMDDLDALKNVNVVAGGNAYVEFEGVAGVPYDAGTQEVATFTVNVVAQSVGAGFGQTTQTAGQIVLSSQGFPGGSIIVPYATSFAYPFGIGIGPNNPLHDQGVAQDIVDYLNTNLSSLLTATRNGSDVEIVWNDVGDQGAITSFPLAVTLGTWTNPVINTVDGTPEIPLVLPQGFDSLEVVNVEGGQDADAHLHDVVGSFTFTATAGEDSDVQFINTGVVTASIVAGLDADVDVYGSTSANVDLVSLTVSAGNNADVYLADGLTSFTTLDVSKVAANLIVDASDALYGATAVEYHLGATDFVTFTAEDGYATREVFTFDGAGIGDITIDFFEGGNTATSDRIDLSVFGVTSAGQLSFVNDGVDLHITSITGAFAGEITLVGLGADANDVSQFNIIYA